The stretch of DNA GTGGCCATTAGAAATCGGGGCCGCCTGCTCGTCGGCCCCTGACACCGAGGCCACCAGTGCCGCCCCATCGGGTTGGACGCCTGGGGGTGGCACCAGTGTCTTGAACTTGGCTGTGTAAGACGTCCAGGCCCGTTTCAACGCCCAAGGTGCCGCCCTCCAGCAGTATACGCAGGAGTTCCTGGCGACGCGAGCAGCCATCCGGATATGTTTCTTACTTCTTGCCTTTTGTTTTGGTTCCTTGCAATCTTCCATGGGGGCGCCCCAGCGCACCCACTGGTTGTAGCCCCCGAGTCCCGGGCCGACTGCTTAGTAGGTGGCTCGAACTTTAAGTTAGTTCCGAGCACTGACTTGTCTTTTCCTTTTGCTGCAGGATTATCACAACGTCCGTGTGGCGGCCTACAACTCCCAGTCCAGGAGCTGGCCAAGCGGACCACCTCACCAGAGCCGCAGTAAGTGCTCTGATCTTTTTCTCGCGGGGCgctcagcgcacccgctgggtgtagcccccaaTTCGGGCCGACGTGCAGCTCGGGCATCTTCCGGCAACTATCTTTTTTGGTGTTGATTTTTTCTTACTTCTCTCTTGGCAGAGGCCGCTCAGATCTGCGGAAGAGCCTGGGTGCGGCCAAACCGCGCTTTGTGCCAAGGAGGAGGAGCGCAGCCAGGCGGCCAAGGAGTGCGACCGCCTGACCAAGGAGCTGGCGGACCAGGCGGAGCGGCACAAGGCGAGCTCCAGAAGCTGAAGGAGAGCGAAGCCAACCTTCAGGCCGAGTTAGAGACTTCTCGCTCGAATTGGGCCAAGAAGGAGGACCTGTCCGACGGCTATGGCGAGATCGAGGATATGATCAACGGTGAGTTGTTTCTTCCTTTCGTTCAGTCGCCGACTGTTGCATGAGCCGGCTTCTGGCTTCTGACTTCTTTTTTCTTGCGCAGAGTTCTTTCCCGGTCAATCTGTTGCCGTTAGCCAGGCCACCGAGGGTCGCTACGACGAGCGAAGAAGGGCCGGTGCAGAAATTGCGCCTAACACGCCCCGGACCCTCAGCGAGCAGCTTCTCGCCGTTCAAGCGTGCCTGCGGCTGGCTCATCGGATGCTCTGCAACCTgcagtgtgtctgggctcaggtGCTGACCGCCCTCTGGCTGGATGCCTAGAGACCACGCACTCCcagccggactgccgactggctggaggtagcaGTCGGgcgcttcgaggcttggaaggtGCCATGGCTCGGGCAGGCACCAAGACGGCGTTGGAATttgtcaaggcgtggtatccagGCCTGAACCTGGCCCAGCTGGCAACCTTCTGGCAGGAGGCCGCgccggagctggcagccgcaAGGAGGGCGCTCAATCAACGTGCCGCGGTGATTGCCGAGTTCGCCTACACCACCGCCTTCATCCCCGAGCTAGATGAGGAAGCACCGAAGTGCCACCCAACtagttcgggctgaacccggagTATGgggaggactcggcggaggagatcgcctccagcgatgagGGCGAAGACGAGGAAGATGAGGACGGCGAATACGACACACCGGACGATGGAGCGGACAGCCGTCCTCAACCCGACCAAGTCTCGACCAACGAGCCGTGCGCTACCGCGCCAACTGCTACTGGAGCTGATCAGGCCGAGACCTCATAGTCGGCCACTCCACCATCAGGTGCCGCTACCTCCGCCAACTTGCCCGACCCGCCTGTTGCTCCCTTGGCCTAGACGGCCAATTTATCTTATCTTTTCTTGTTCTTGTAATCTTTTGAACAAGTTAGATCCACGCAATTCCACCCACTGGGGTGTATTTTCAAAATCTATTAAATGCTGGCCGAGAGCCTTTTGCTTATGTAAATTAATTTACTCGCACAAGTCTGTGCCTTGTTGGGTTCCACTTTGCCTTGCTTTTCTATTCTattttggctttttcctttgccgtcTTCCTTTGGCTACCGCCCTGCTAGCCGCCGCTCTGCAGTCTGTGGTTGGGTCGCTTAGAACACAACAATTCAAGTGAGAAGTCAGTGGGCCGGCTGGTCAGCAGCTGGACAATGAGGTAAGGAGCCGGCTTGGCCTATGCTGATGTTCTTTCCTTAGTCATTTTTCATGTGGACACCATTTCCCGCCTTTATCTCTTGCCGGCCGGACAGTCGCTCTGCGGCTGCGGCTTGTGGCAAGAGAGGGCTTTAGATGtgggcacactacttgtctgagtGCAGGTAGTGTCAGAATAGGACAAGGCGGCGAGCCCCTGGGCCGAATGGTCGGACCCGGTGCTAGGCGGAGGAATGAAAATAATACATTGGCATACATaatcttatcatatagataaaaagGGTAGCCCCCGAGTGCTCCTCGAGGGACCCGATGTCTTTGCTGCTTAACACAAAAGGTAGTGTAATACATACTGCgttaactgtaaaatcttcgagaAGATTTGTGTTCCATGGGCGCTATGtttccttgccggagtcgtccctcttgtgCGCCATGGGCTTCTGCAcgtcgatgaggtagtaggagtcattgcccaagtctttgctgatgatgaaagggctcTCCCatggggccgagagcttgtgctggtcggctgttcgctggatcagtcggagcacaaggtctccctctCAGAAGGACCGTGGCCttaccttccggctgtggtagcggtgCAGGCCTTGCTGGTAGATGGCGGACCGTCTAAGTGCTAGCAGCTGGCCCTCTTCCAACAGGTCGACGTCGTCTTCTCGTTGATTCCTTTGCTTctgcctccgtgtacatggtgacGCGAGGTGAGTCAAACTCGACGTTAGTTGGGATGACGAGCTCGGCCCggtacacaaggaagaaaggagTGCATCCGTTGCTTTGTTCAACATGGTCCGGAGACTCCACAGGACGGCCGACAGCTCGTCAATCCAGTAGCAGGCCGAACGCTCTAGCGGCTTgatcagtcggggcttgatgccggacaagatgaggccgtttgctcacTCGACTTGGCCATTTGACTATGGATGGGAAACAGACGCTAAGTCCAGTCGAATGCCCTATgtcgcgcagaaacgggccaaggctcCTTTCACAAAGTtggtgccattgtcggtgatgatgttgtgcggcACACCTTACCGGACGGTGATATTTGCAATGAAGGTCacagcagtcggaccattcagtttcttgattggcttcgcttcaatccacttggtgaatttgtccacgacAACCAGCATATGGCTCATGCCGCCGCATGctgtcttgaatgggcccaccatgtccagtccccagatgGCAAATGACCAAGTGcgggggatggtcttgagtgcagaagccgacAGGTGTTGCTTGGAGCCGAATTTTTGGCACCCTTTGCACTTCTTGACCAATTCCTTGGTGGCGTCCAAAGTAGTTGGCCAGAAGAATCCATGGTGGAAAGCTTTGGCGACAAGGGATCTAGAGGCTGCGTGGTGGCCACACTCGCCTTGGTGGATGTCGCCGAGGATTGCCTTGCCTTTCTCTGGCTCGACACAGCGCTGGAAGATGCCAGTCACGCTGCGCCTGACAAGATCTCTGTTTACTATCGTGTATGCTGCTGTTCGGCGTTGCACTTGCCGGGCCAAGATCGTGTTGGCTGGTAGCTCTTCACTCAccaggaagttgaggatgggctgcGCCCATGATGGTGCTTTGACCACTATCATCACGGCCACTGGTACCAGGGTGGTTGCGTTGGGAGGAGGCGGGTTAGAATCGACCGCCGCGTGCTGCATCattgaagtccccgggccggctgctGCAACTCCCGGGCCGGTTTCTAAAGTCCCCGGGCTGGGTGCGACTGCTGCAACCCCCGTGCCGCCTGccgaagtccccaggccgactgctgCAGCCCTCGGGCCGAGttctgaagtccccgggccgggcgCGACTGCTGCAGTCCCCGAGCCGCTTGCCGAAGTCCTCGGGCTGGCTGCTGCAGCCCCGGAGTTGGATCCAACTATTTTGGGAGTAGCTGGTTCAAAGATGGACTCTGATTCTGGCGAAGTCTTGATAGGCGGCTTGCAGAGGCACTGGAGGGAGACGCCGGCTGGTATCGCTTCGCGGGTGGAGCCAATCCGTGCCAGGGCATCAGCTTGCTCGTTGTCGGCCCGTGGCATGTGAAGGAACTCGCACCCGTCAAAGTATTCGTTGATCTGCAGGATGAGAAAGCGGcagcttgccatgtttgcatccttggcgtcccagtcgccagacgactACTGGACTACTAAGTCCGAGTCGTCATAGTACGGAATCTGGTGGATGCCAATCTCCTTGGCCAGTCGGAGTCCGTGTACGAGCACCTCGTACTCAGCCACATTGTTGGAAgtggcaaagtgaatttgcagcgtgtatctgagcttgtcgcctttgggagaggtgaggatgatgccGGTTCCCAAACCGGTGCGCATCTTCGAGTCATccaagtgcatccgccaatgggtggagtccggAGCTGGCGGCAGATACTGGGTCTCGTCCCAGTCGACGAGTAAGTCGctagtgcttgggacttgatggtgGGGTGTGGCTGGTAGAAGATGGTGTAAGGGGCTAGCTCGATGGCCCACTTTCCTACCCGACCTGATGCATCTCTGTTGCCTATGTTCTCGGCAAGAGGGGCGGTGCAAACGACCATGATGGAGTGCTCTTGGAAATATTGCTTGAGTTTCTTGGTGGCAAAgtgcacgccgtagcacatcttccgGTAGTTGGGGGTAATTCTGCTTGGAGGCGGACAACACCTCACTCAAGTAGTACAcgggcctctggaccggctgtgcCTTGCCGTCTTCTAGGCACTCTACCACAATGACAACGCTGACCACCCGGGCTGGTGGTGGCGATGTAGAGGAACATGATCTCCTTAGCAGCTGGAGCCGCCAGGACAGGTGGTGTAGTCAGCATTTTCTTGAGCTGGAGGAAGGCCTCATCCGCCTTGTCGGTTCAATCGAAGTGAGTGGTTGTCTTCATTAACTggtacaggggaagagccttctcaCCCAACCGACTGATGAAGCGGCTtctaacacccacgatgcggctatatctcccacgtgtcggagcacgacttagaggcataaccgcattgtaggcatgtcgcaagaggggtaatctatacacatcccatgtactgaataagaaagggataaagagttggcttacaatcgccacttcacacaatacgtaaataaaacattacatcatccagaatacaatcaaggtcgttaatcaaagatggttatgtttcctaaccatagacatgtgttgtcatttgattaacgggatcacattattaggagaatgatgtgattgacatgacccattccattagcttagcacccgatcgtttagtatgttgctattgctttcttcatgacttatacatgttcctataactatgagattatgcaactcccgtttgccggaggaacactttgtgtgctaccaaacgtcacaacgtaactgggtgattataaaggagctctacaggtgtctccaaaggtaaatgttgggttggcatatttcgagattaggatttgtcactccgattgtcggagaggtatctctgggccctctcggtaatgcacatcacataagccttgcaagcattgcaactaatgagttagttgcgagatgatgtattacaaaacgagtaaagagacttgccggtaacgagattgaactaggtattgagataccgatgatcgaatctcgggcaagtaacataccgatgacaaagggaacaacgtatgttgttatgcggtctgaccaataaagatcttcatagaatatgtgggagccaatatgagcatccaggttccgctattggttattgaccggagacgtgtggctacgcccggtccttgcgaaggttaaatcagcaccaacttgacaaactatcgttgtggttttgatgcgtaggtaagattggttcttgcttaagcccgtagaagccacgtaaaacttgcaacaacaaagtagaagacgtctaacttgtttttgcagggcatgttgtgatgtgatatggtcaagacatgattctaaattttattgtatgagatgatcatgttttgtaaccgagttatcggcaactggcaggagccatatggttgtcgctttattacATGCAATGCAAttatgttgtaatgctttactttatctctaagcggtagcgatagtcatggaagcataagattggcgagacgacaacgatgctatgatgatgatcaaggtgttgCACCGGTGACattggtgatcatgacggtgcttcgaagatggagatcacaagcacaagatgatgatggccatatcatatcacttatattgattgcatgtgatgtttatcttttatgcatcttatcttgctttgtttgacggtagcattttaagatgatctctcactaattatcaagaagtgttctccctgagtatgcatcgttgcgaaagttcttcatgctgagacaccacgtgatgatcggctgtgataggctctacgttcaaatacaacgggtgcaaaacagttgcacacgcagaatactcaggttatacttgacgagccaagcatatacagatatggcctaggaacacggagaccgaaaggtcgagcgtgaatcatatggtagatatgatcaacatagtgatgttcaccaatgaaactactccatctcacgtgatgatcagacatggtttagttgatttggatcacgtaatcacttagaggattagagggatgtctatctaagtgggagttctttagtaatatgattaattgaacttaaatttatcatgaacttagtacctgatagtatcttgcttgtttatgtttgattgtagatagatgacccgtgttgttgttccattgaattttaatgcgttccttgagaaagcaaagttgaaagatgatggtagcaattacacggactgggtccgtaacttcaggattatcctcattgctgcacagaagaattatgtcctggaagcaccgctgggtgccaggcctactaCTGGAGctacaccagatgttatgaacgtctggcagagcaaagctgatgactactcgatagttcagtgtgccatgctttacggcttagaatcgagacttcaacgacgttttgaacgtcatggagcatatgagatgttccaggagttgaagttaatatttcaagcaaatgcccagattgagagatatgaagtctccaataagttctattgctgcaagatggaggagaacagttatGTCAGTGAACAGTTATGTcagcaagatggaggagaacagttaatcttccagatgattgcgtcattaacagaattctccaatcattgccacctagctacaagaggttcgtgatgaactataatatgcaagggatgaataagactattcccgatctcttcgcaatgctgaaagctgcggaggtagaaatcaagaaggagcatcaagtgttgatggtcaacaagaaggggaacttcaaaaagaacagcaagcaagttgctgctcaagagaagaaacccaaatttggacctaagcctgaaactgagtgcttctactgcaagcagactggtcactggaagcggaactgccccaagtatttggcggataagaaggatggcaaggtgaacaaaggtatatgcgatatacatgttattgatgtgtaccttactaatgctcgcagtagcacctgggtatttgatactggttctgttgctaacatttgcaactcgaaacatggactacggattaagcgaagattggcttaggacgaggtgacgatgcgtgtgggaaatggttccaaagtcgatgtgatcgcggtcagcatgctacctctacatctaccttcgagattagtattagacctaaataattgttatttggtgccagcgttgagcatgaacattatatctgggtcttgtttgatgcgagacggttattcatttaaatcagagaataatgtttgttctatttatatgagtaatatcttttatggtcatgcacccatgaaggatggtctattcttattaaatctcgatagtagtgacacacatattcataatgttgaagccaaaagatgcagagttgataatgatagtgcaacttatttgtggcactgccatttaggtcatatcggtataaagtgcatgaagaaactccatactgatggacttttggaaccacttgattatgaatcacttggtacttgcgaaccatgccatatgggtaagatgacaaaaacaccgttctccggtactatggagagagcaacagatttgttggaaatcatacatacagatgtatgtggtccaatgaatgttgaggctcgtggcggatatcgttattttctcactttcacagatgacttaagcagatatgggtatatctccttaatgaaacataagtctgaaacatttgaaaagttcaaagaatttcagagtgaagttgaaaatcattgtaacaagaaaataaaattcctacgatctgatcgtggaggagaatatttgagttatgagtttggtgtacatttgaaacaatgcggaatagtttcgcaactcacgccacccggaacaccacagtgtaatggtgtgtccgaatgtcgtaatcatactttacttgatatggtatgatctatgatgtctcttactgatttaccgctatcgttttggggttatactctaaagacagccgcattcacgttaaatagggcaccatcaaaatccgttgatacgacgccttatgaactgtggtttggcaagaaacgaaagttgtcgtttctgaaagtttggggctgcgatgcttatgtgaaaaagcttcaacctgataatctcaaacccaaatcggagaaatgtgtcttcataggatatccaaaggaaactattggatacaccttctatcatagatccaaaggcaagacttttgttgctaaattcagaaactttctagagaaggagtttctctcgaaagaagtgagtgggagaaaagtagaacttgatgaggtaactgtacctactcccttattggaaagtagtacatcacagaaaccagtttctgtgacacctacaccaattagtgaggaaggtaatgatgatgatcatgaaacttcagaacatgatactactgaacctcgtagatcaaccagagtaagatccgcactagattggtacggtaatcctgttctggaagtcatgctactagatcatgatgaacctacgaactatggagaagcgatggtgagccctgattccgcaaaatggcttgaagccatgaaatctgagatgggatccatgtatgagaacaaagtgtggactttggttgacttgcccaaagatcggcaagcaattgagaataaatggatcttcaagaagaagactgacgctgacgataatgttactatctacaaagctcgacttgtcgcaaaaggttttcgacaagttcaagggattgactatgatgagaccctctcacccgtagcgatgcttaagtctgtccgaatcatgttagcaattgccgcattttatgattatgaaatatggcagatggatgtcaaaactgcattcttgaatggatttctggaagaagagttatatatgatgcagccgaaaggttttgtcgatccaaagggagctaacaaagtgtgcaagctccagcgatccatttatggactggtgcaagcctctcggagttggaataaacgctttgatagtgtgatcaaagcatttggttttgtacagacttttggagaagcctgtatttacaagaaagtgagtgggagctctgtagcatttctgatattatatgtagatgacatattactaatcggaaatgatatagaatttttggatagcataaagggatacttgaataagagtttttcaatgaaagacctcggtgaagttgcttacatattgggcattaagatctatagagatagatcaagatgcttaattggactttcccaaagcacataccttgacaaaattttgaagaagttcaaaatggatcaagcaaagaaaggattcttgcctgtgttacaaggtgtgaaattgagtaagactcaatgcccgaccaatgcagaagatagagagaaaatgaaatatgttccctatgcttcagccataggctctatcatgtatgcaatgctgtgtaccagacctgatgtgtgtctttcTATAAGTCTACCAGGGAGGTagcaaagtaatccaggagtggatcactggacagcggtcaagaacatcctgaaatacctgaaaaggactaaggatatgtttctcatatatggaggtgacaaagagctcatcgtaaatggttacgttgatgcaagctttgacattgatcctgacgattctaaatcgcaaaccggatacgtgtttacattaaacggtggagctgtcagttggtgcagttctaaacagaggattgtggcaggatctacatgtgaagcggagtacatagctgcttcggaagcagcaaacgaaggagtctggatgaaggagttcatatccgatctaggtgtcatacctagtgcatcgagtccaatgaaaatcttttgtgacaatactggtgcaattgccttggcaaaggaatccagatttcacaagagaaccaagcacatcaagagacgcttcaatttcatccgggatctagtccaggtgggagacttagagatttgcaagatacatacgcatctgaatgttgcagacccattgactaagcctcttccatgagcaaaacatgatcagcaccaaagctccatgggtgttagaatcattactgtgtaatctagattattgactctagtgcaagtgggagaccaaaggaaatatgccctagaggcaataataatgttattattttatttccttatatcatgataaatgtttattattcatgctagaattgtattatccggaaacataatacttgtgtgaatacatagacaaactaaacgtcactagtatgcctctacttgactagctcgttaatcaaagatggttatgtttcctaaccatagacatgtgttgtcatttgattaacgggatcacattattaggagaatgatgtgattgacatgacccattccattagcttagcacccgatcgtttagtatgttgctattgctttcttcatgacttatacatgttcctataactatgagattatgcaactcccgtttgccggaggaacactttgtgtgctaccaaacgtcacaacgtaactgggtgattataaaggagctctacaggtgtctccaaaggtaaatgttgggttggcgtatttcgagaataggatttgtcactccgattgtcggagaggtatctctgggccctctccataatgcacatcacataagccttgcaagcattgcaactaatgagttagttgcgagatgatgtattacaaaacgagtaaagagacttgccggtaacgagattgaactaggtattgagataccgatgatcgaatctcgggcaagtaacataccgatgacaaagggaacaacgtatgttgttatgcggtctgaccaataaagatcttcatagaatatgtgggagccaatatgagcatccaggttccgctattggttattgaccggagacatgtctcggtcatgtctacattgttctcgaacctgtagggtcagcacgcttaaggtttcgatgacagttatattatgagtttatgagttttgatgtaccaaagttagttcggagtcccggatgtgatcacggacatgacgaggagtctcgaaatggtcgagacataaatattgatatattggacggctatattcggacaccggaagtgttccggatgatttcggagaaaaccagagtgtcggagggttaccggaaccccccgggagaagtaatgggcctcatgggccctagtggagagagagaggggcggccagggtgggccgcgcgccccctccccctctggtctgaattggaataggagagggggggcgacgcccccctttccttctccctctcccccttcctttctccctcctagtaggagtaggaaagaggggagtcctactcctactaggaggaggactcctcctccttggcgcgcccttgggccggccgacctcctccccttgctcctttatatacgggggcagggggcaccgctagacacacaagttgatccacgtgatcgttttcttagccgtgtgcggtgcccccttccaccatactcctcgataatattgtagctgtgcttaggcgaagccctgcaatggtagaacatcaagatcgtcaccacgccgtcgtgctaatggaactcttccccgccactttgctggatcagagtccggggatcgtcatcgagctgaacgtgtgctaaaactcagaggtgccgtagtttcggtgcttgatcggtcgggccgtgaagacgtacgactacatcaatcgcattgtcataacgcttgtgctgtcggtctatgagggtacgtagatcacactctcccctctcgttgctatgcatcaccatcatcttgcgtgagcgtaggattttttttttttgaaattactatgttccccaacagaaacaacacgacgaacacgatcttcatcgtgctcctccttgagctcggttgagtcacttgcactggtatcatcgacacttgcaactggttttggaagtaatctgtgagtcatggggactcagcaatctcacaacCTCGTGATcaaagactatttaagcttttgGGTAGGAAAAAGGGTAGTGAgctggagctgcaacaagcactagcatatatggtggctaacatacacaaataagagcgaggAAAGAAGCGAAGCAGCGGTCGTGAACTagagtgatcaagaagtgatcctgaaactacttacgttcaaacataaca from Triticum urartu cultivar G1812 chromosome 3, Tu2.1, whole genome shotgun sequence encodes:
- the LOC125546746 gene encoding uncharacterized protein LOC125546746; its protein translation is MASCRFLILQINEYFDGCEFLHMPRADNEQADALARIGSTREAIPAGVSLQCLCKPPIKTSPESESIFEPATPKIVGSNSGAAAATVGLGTSAGGTGVAAVAPSPGTLETGPGVAAAGPGTSMMQHAAVDSNPPPPNATTLVPVAVMIVVKAPSWAQPILNFLVSEELPANTILARQVQRRTAAYTIVNRDLVRRSVTGIFQRCVEPEKGKAILGDIHQGECGHHAASRSLVAKAFHHGFFWPTTLDATKELVKKCKGCQKFGSKQHLSASALKTIPRTWSFAIWGLDMVGPFKTACGGMSHMLKQRNQREDDVDLLEEGQLLALRRSAIYQQGLHRYHSRKKPMAHKRDDSGKET